Below is a genomic region from Deltaproteobacteria bacterium.
TTGGGCAACAGATATACGGCTCTGCGATGATTCTGGGAATCCGAACCTGTCATCTCACCCATTGGGTTCCAGCCTTCCCACAACCGACAAACCCGCCCGAACCCGGTCCCCCGGTTTAACGGCGGGCACAGTCTCCGGTGGAAGATAAAGATCGACCCTTGATCCGAAACAGATAAGCCCGAAACGGCGCCCTGTCTCAACACGGTCCCCGGAAACGAGGCGGCAGATAATACGGCGCGCCACCAGTCCCGCCACCTGGACCATTAAGATCCTGCGTCCGGAGGGGTCTTCCATGAGTATCTCCGTCCGCTCGTTCTGGAGACTCGCATCATCGAGGTGGGCCATCCTGAAACCGCCCGGGACGTGTCTGACCTCCAGCACGCGGCCCGGGAAAGGGATTCTGTTGATGTGAACATTAAAGAGGCTCATAAAAACGCTGACCCTCAGAGCGGATCCTCGCAGGTATCTCTCTTCCCCCACCGGTCCCACTGCTACGACACGGCCGTCAGCCGGGGAAAAAACCTCGCCGGGCCGTGCATGTGCCTTCCTTTCGGGGTCCCGGAAGAAGAGCAGGATGGCGACGGATCCAGCCAGGAAAAAGATCCCCGCGGCCGCAGCCCCGAAGGCGAAAAGAACCACTGCTCCGGCCGCGAACAGACCGGCCGGCTTCAGGCCTTCCGAAGCGACCCCGATGATGGTGCGCCCCTCTGTGGGCGCGTTGATGACTTCGTAAGAAGTCATCAATCCTTGACCGCGGCTTCCTCCTTCAGCCAGGGCATCAAAGCGCGCAGCCGTCGGCCCACCTCTTCTATGGGGTGCTCGGCGCCCTGTCTTTTCAGTGCGTTAAACACCGGACGCCCGGCCTGGTTTTCGAGAATCCACTCCTTGGCGAATTCACCACTCTGTATCTCCTCGAGGATATACCTCATCTCATCCTTGACATCCTCGTCGACGATGCGCCCACCCCGAGTCAGGTCTCCGTACTCGGCGGTATTGCTGATGGAGTAACGCATGTTGGAAATCCCACCCTGGTACATGAGGTCAACAATGAGCTTGAGCTCGTGAAGACACTCGAAGTAGGCCATCTCAGGGGCATATCCCGCTTCGACGAGGGTTTCGAACCCGGCCAACACCAGGCTGGTCGCGCCGCCGCAAAGGACGGCCTGCTCGCCGAAGAGGTCGGTCTCGGTCTCTTCCCGGAAGTTGGTCTCCAATATCCCGACCCGTCCTGCGCCGATGGCGCCGGCATACGCTAAAGCCGTTTCCCTCGCCTTGCCGCTTACATCCTGATGGACGGCTACGAGACAGGGGACACCTCTCCCATGGGAATACTCCTGGCGAACCAGATGCCCGGGGCCCTTGGGAGCGATCATGATCACATCCATGGAGGCGGCCGGCATGATCTGCCCGAAATGGATCGAGAAGCCGTGGGCAAACGCCAGGGTGCTGTTCTTCCCGGCGTGGGGTGCGATGTAATTTTCATAGACGGATTTTTGTATCTCATCCGGGACCAACACCATGATCAGGTCCGCCCAGCCTGCCGCCTCCTCAATGGACGCCACGGAAAGGCCTGCCTTGGTCGCTTTTTTCCTGCTTTTACTGCTCTCCAGAAGGCCGACTTTAACATCCACTCCACTCTCATGCAGGTTAAGCGCATGGGCATGTCCCTGGCTGCCGTACCCGATGATGGCCACCTTCACGCCTTTGAGTCTGTTGCCCTTGATATCTTTGTCCATAATCACGTTCATTCCATCCTCCTCCTTTAATACCAACCTATTCAGTGTGCATTTCCCGCGCGATGGCCACTTTGCCGGTGCGCATGATTTCCTTGACTCCGAAGGGTTTGATCAAATTGATAAACGCATCGATCTTCCCCTGATCACCGGTAATTTCGAATGTGTAGCTGTGATGGGAAATATCAACGATTCTCCCCCGGAAAATAACATTGATCCTCAGTATCTCCGCCTTGGTCTTCTCGGTGGCGTTGACCTTGACCATGAGTAACTCCCTGTCAACGAAAGACGTGCCGGTCAGGTCGGTCACCTTGATGACATCTACGAGCTTCCTTAACTGTTTTATTACCTGTTCGATAATCCGCTCATCCCCACGGCTGACGATGGTCATACGTGAGATGGTCGGATCGAGGGTCTCACCGACACTCAGGCTCTCGATGTTGAATCCCCTTCCTGAAAAGAGGCCTGCGACCCGTGACAGGACACCGAATTTGTTCTCTACGGTAACGGAAATAGTATGTTTCATAAGGTTCTCCCCTACTTGATAGGGTCGTAAAAAGTCCATTAATGGCTTTTTACTCCGCGGAAAGCAAAAAGTGTCATTTTTACTTTCCTCACAAATCTTTGATTTGCGCGCCCTTATAATGGGCGCGAAGATGACTTTTTACAAAGTCATCTTCTTTGATAGGGTCGTAAAAAGTCCATTAATGGCTTTTTACTCCGCGGAAAGCGAAAAGTGTCATCATCACTTGACGGCTTTCAGTTTTGCTTCCTTCTTGCTCTTCGGGCCGAAAATCATCTCGGAACCAGCCGCCCCGGCTGGAACCATGGGATAGACACCCTCCTCACGGTCAACAGCGCAATCCACCAGAACAGGCCCCGGATGTGCCAACGCTTCCCTGATGCCGGCTTCCACCTCCGATTTCTCGGCGATCCGAATCCCCCTGACACCGAACGCCTCCGCCACTTTGACAAAGTCGGGATTGGAGATAAGGCAGGTGGAAGCGTATCTTGCCCCGTAGAACAGCTCCTGCCATTGACGGACCATACCCAGAAATCCGTTATTCAGGATAAAGATCTTAACGGGAAGATTGTGTTGGGCTACTGTGGCAAGCTCCTGTAGGTTCATCTGAAAACTGCCGTCCCCAGCCACGTCAATGACCAACCTGTCGGGATATGCGAACTGCGCCCCCATTGCCGCGGGAAATCCATACCCCATGGTTCCCAGCCCCCCCGAGGAGAGGATAGTTCGCGGACGGCGGAACCTGTAGAACTGGGCGACCCACATCTGATTCTGTCCCACCTCCGTGGCGATGATGGCATCGTCAGACGCGAGTTCATTCAGCTTCTCGACGACATATTGGGGCTTGAGCATGCGGCTCTTGCGATCGTATTCAAGTGGACGCTCATCGCCCCATTCCCTGACCTCATTTAACCA
It encodes:
- a CDS encoding phosphatidylserine decarboxylase family protein is translated as MTSYEVINAPTEGRTIIGVASEGLKPAGLFAAGAVVLFAFGAAAAGIFFLAGSVAILLFFRDPERKAHARPGEVFSPADGRVVAVGPVGEERYLRGSALRVSVFMSLFNVHINRIPFPGRVLEVRHVPGGFRMAHLDDASLQNERTEILMEDPSGRRILMVQVAGLVARRIICRLVSGDRVETGRRFGLICFGSRVDLYLPPETVPAVKPGDRVRAGLSVVGRLEPNG
- the ilvC gene encoding ketol-acid reductoisomerase → MNVIMDKDIKGNRLKGVKVAIIGYGSQGHAHALNLHESGVDVKVGLLESSKSRKKATKAGLSVASIEEAAGWADLIMVLVPDEIQKSVYENYIAPHAGKNSTLAFAHGFSIHFGQIMPAASMDVIMIAPKGPGHLVRQEYSHGRGVPCLVAVHQDVSGKARETALAYAGAIGAGRVGILETNFREETETDLFGEQAVLCGGATSLVLAGFETLVEAGYAPEMAYFECLHELKLIVDLMYQGGISNMRYSISNTAEYGDLTRGGRIVDEDVKDEMRYILEEIQSGEFAKEWILENQAGRPVFNALKRQGAEHPIEEVGRRLRALMPWLKEEAAVKD
- the ilvN gene encoding acetolactate synthase small subunit, giving the protein MKHTISVTVENKFGVLSRVAGLFSGRGFNIESLSVGETLDPTISRMTIVSRGDERIIEQVIKQLRKLVDVIKVTDLTGTSFVDRELLMVKVNATEKTKAEILRINVIFRGRIVDISHHSYTFEITGDQGKIDAFINLIKPFGVKEIMRTGKVAIAREMHTE